The nucleotide sequence GCCCCCCGATACCTTGACTCCACGCTCACCGACTTCCGTGTCCAAGCCCCGAGGCATCTTCTGGACAAATTGCGTTGCGTAAGCCATTTCCAAGACATGCCAAAGCTGTTCATCGGAAAAATGCCCCGGCAAACCATAGGTTAAATTGTAACGAATCGTTCCAGACATGATCGCAGCGTCTTGGCCGACCAGGCCGATTTGCTGGCGCCAATCGGCAAGTTGAATATCAGTAATATTGGTATTGCCAATCGTGATGCTGCCCTCGTTAGGTTCATAAAAACGTTCAATTAAGCTGAAAATGGTTGATTTGCCACCGCCGGATGGTCCGGCAAAGGCAATGACCGAATTGGGTTCTGCCGTAAACGACACGTCGGATAAAATGGGGTGATGCTGATCATAAGAAAAACTGACGTGGTTCATCTGAAGTGTTTGATCGCCAATATCCAAATCCGTTCCAGTCAGACGATCTTCTTCATGAGTTTGCAATAATGCCTGGATTCGAGTGGTTGAGCCACTTGCCTTGGCAACATCAGACATGAATTGGCCGAGAACCGCAAATGGACTAATCATTTGAACCAGGTACATCAGAAATGAAAATAAGGTCCCAATATCAATGGCACCTTCCCGAACCCGGATCGCACCATAGCCCAGAATTCCCAGGACCATGGCCATCATGACCATGCCCATTACAGGTCCGGCAATTGAATCATAGATCGCTTCTTTTAACCCGATGCGATAAAGGCGATACATCCGTTTATCGCCGGCTGTTCGTTCTAAGTTTTCTGCGGTAGACGATTTGACTAGACGGACTTCGCCCAGCATTTCACCGGCTTTACCATTGAGATCTGCCAGTGCGTCCTGTCTCGCTCTGGCAACTTTGTGGGATTGGCGGACAATTGGCAGCAGGCAGATCAAGACGAGCGGAACGGCGATAAACATAATGATAGCCATCCGCCAGTCCATGATGAGCATTAAGACCAATGCGCCAACCAGTTGCAGAATCGAAGTTGCGGTTTTGGGAACCGAATTGGCCAACAGTTCCTTGACCTGTGTGGAATCATTGACCAACCTGGACGTTATTTCGCCAGATTTGGTTTGGTCAAAATAACCCACCGGCAGGGTTAAGATTTTATCCCAAAGTGTTGTTCGCAGCTTATAGACGACGTCTTCACCGAAGAAGCCTAAAATACTGCCGGAAAAGGCTCCAATAATGGTACTGAAAACGAATAGTAAAATGACGGCAACGATTAGGCCGACATCCATTGAATGACCGATTGAGTTGATGATCCCCTTGGCGATGCCGGGAACCATCAATTGCATCGCCGTTGCGACAACTCCTAGAAAAAAGCCAAGCAGCAGTTGCCAGTAACGGGGGTGAATTCGGTTGATTAGGCCCATAAATGTTTTAAAGTTAAACTTGGTATTGTTCTTGGACTGAGCTTGCATCAAAATTATCCCCTAAATCCTTCTAATGATGTGTATACATCCATTGTTATCCCAAATATCCTAGCATAGCAAGCCTTAATTTTACACCAATTTCATCATTTAAAGGGCGATTTTTAGTGAATTGCCATTTTTAAACGTCCCGTATGATGAAATAATGTCATATTTGGGGTAGAATGGTTCTGTTCATGATTTTAACTTCTCGGAAGAAAGGATGACATTGGTAATGACTAAACGGACATCAAAAGTGTTTACGTATCATGATTTTGATGATGACGTGGTCTTTACCAAAAATCAAAATGCCACCATTCCTGAGGGCTACATTTGGCTGCATCAAAATTGGTTTTACCGCGTAACGGCGACGGTCGTCTACTGGGTGGCGGTTGTTGTCAGCTTCGTTTATTGTCGGCTGTATTTGCGGACGTCTTTTCGAAACAAACGGTGTCTGCGCACCCAAGGCAAACGGGGCGCCTTCATTTATGCCAACCATACCCAGCCGACGGGGGATGCACTTTTACCGATGCTGGTCGCAATACCCCGGCGGGCGTATCCGATTGCGGAACCTGCCAACCTTGGTATTCCAATCGTCGGTCGTCTCTTGGCGATGGGTGGTGCGTTGATCCTACCCGCGAAATTATCACAAATGATCCAATTCCA is from Pediococcus inopinatus and encodes:
- a CDS encoding acyl-phosphate glycerol 3-phosphate acyltransferase, with protein sequence MTKRTSKVFTYHDFDDDVVFTKNQNATIPEGYIWLHQNWFYRVTATVVYWVAVVVSFVYCRLYLRTSFRNKRCLRTQGKRGAFIYANHTQPTGDALLPMLVAIPRRAYPIAEPANLGIPIVGRLLAMGGALILPAKLSQMIQFQRAMNARLDQHQRVFIYPEAHVWPYYTKIRPFPVGAFHYPVAADLPSYSMTITYQKGRLLSRPKEVVYFDGPFMPDKSLPRKQRQQKLHDQIHAQMVTRSHQSNVSFMTYQHQSH
- a CDS encoding ABC transporter ATP-binding protein codes for the protein MQAQSKNNTKFNFKTFMGLINRIHPRYWQLLLGFFLGVVATAMQLMVPGIAKGIINSIGHSMDVGLIVAVILLFVFSTIIGAFSGSILGFFGEDVVYKLRTTLWDKILTLPVGYFDQTKSGEITSRLVNDSTQVKELLANSVPKTATSILQLVGALVLMLIMDWRMAIIMFIAVPLVLICLLPIVRQSHKVARARQDALADLNGKAGEMLGEVRLVKSSTAENLERTAGDKRMYRLYRIGLKEAIYDSIAGPVMGMVMMAMVLGILGYGAIRVREGAIDIGTLFSFLMYLVQMISPFAVLGQFMSDVAKASGSTTRIQALLQTHEEDRLTGTDLDIGDQTLQMNHVSFSYDQHHPILSDVSFTAEPNSVIAFAGPSGGGKSTIFSLIERFYEPNEGSITIGNTNITDIQLADWRQQIGLVGQDAAIMSGTIRYNLTYGLPGHFSDEQLWHVLEMAYATQFVQKMPRGLDTEVGERGVKVSGGQRQRLAIARAFLRNPKILMLDEATASLDSESEMMVQKALDQLMANRTTLVIAHRLSTITNADEIYFIENGRVTGQGTHQQLVKTTPLYREYVKNQSATSNG